One genomic region from Marinomonas maritima encodes:
- a CDS encoding sodium-dependent transporter produces the protein MTNKTSIQGSWASRWIFILAATGSAVGLGNIWKFPYITGENGGGAFVLVYLACILLVGIPIMMAEVFIGRRARKNPINALMDVAEESEGSRKWGIIGVMGMLSGVFIFSFYSVVGGWVLHYIKIMLTGEMADITSDQAGAAFSALLADPATLLGWHTLFSIMTIAVVAAGINKGIETATRIMMPALFLLLIILLGYAMTTGGFNQGWNFMFNVDFSKLTWNSALIALGHSFFTLSLGMGTIMAYGSYMTKNASIGKTVLTIGALDTLVALVAGLAIFPIIFANGMDPAAGPGLMFISLPVAFSQMPFGQLFGTLFFVLVGVAAWTSAISLLEPTVAFLVERFKMKRLSAAIVLGISVWALGIACLGSFSFMSDVTLFGKNTFDFLDYITANIMLPLGGILIALFAGWVVKDKFAKEELEISGTLYALWNISMKFTAPIAVAIVLYFLINPLK, from the coding sequence ATGACAAATAAAACATCTATCCAAGGTTCGTGGGCGAGCCGATGGATATTCATTTTAGCGGCAACAGGTTCCGCTGTAGGTTTAGGTAACATCTGGAAATTCCCTTACATCACAGGTGAAAATGGTGGCGGGGCATTTGTTCTAGTCTATCTGGCTTGTATTTTACTCGTTGGTATTCCGATCATGATGGCTGAAGTGTTTATTGGCCGCCGTGCTCGCAAAAACCCAATCAATGCATTAATGGATGTTGCAGAAGAATCTGAAGGTTCTAGGAAATGGGGCATCATTGGGGTAATGGGAATGCTGTCTGGCGTTTTCATTTTCTCGTTCTACTCTGTCGTAGGCGGCTGGGTTCTTCATTACATTAAAATCATGCTGACGGGTGAAATGGCCGACATAACATCGGACCAAGCAGGGGCAGCCTTTAGCGCCCTTCTTGCCGATCCTGCAACGCTATTAGGCTGGCACACCCTGTTTAGTATTATGACGATTGCGGTTGTAGCAGCTGGCATCAATAAAGGTATTGAAACAGCGACTCGCATTATGATGCCTGCCCTGTTCTTACTTTTGATCATTTTGTTGGGCTATGCAATGACAACGGGCGGCTTTAATCAAGGCTGGAACTTCATGTTCAATGTTGATTTCAGTAAATTGACATGGAACTCTGCTTTGATCGCGCTGGGCCATTCGTTCTTCACTCTCTCTTTGGGTATGGGAACCATCATGGCTTACGGTTCTTACATGACTAAGAATGCATCTATTGGCAAAACGGTACTGACTATTGGTGCATTAGATACGCTTGTTGCGCTAGTGGCTGGCTTGGCTATTTTTCCAATTATTTTTGCTAACGGTATGGATCCGGCTGCGGGCCCAGGCTTGATGTTTATTTCTTTGCCAGTTGCGTTTAGTCAAATGCCATTTGGTCAATTATTCGGGACTCTGTTCTTCGTACTCGTAGGCGTAGCAGCTTGGACTTCCGCTATTTCTCTATTAGAACCGACAGTCGCCTTCTTGGTAGAGCGCTTCAAAATGAAACGTTTGAGCGCTGCTATTGTACTTGGCATTTCGGTTTGGGCTTTAGGTATTGCTTGTCTAGGGTCATTCAGTTTTATGTCTGACGTAACCTTGTTCGGCAAAAATACATTTGATTTCTTAGATTACATCACTGCAAATATCATGTTGCCACTAGGTGGAATCTTGATTGCTTTGTTTGCCGGCTGGGTTGTTAAAGATAAGTTTGCAAAAGAAGAGTTAGAGATTTCTGGCACGCTTTACGCGTTGTGGAATATCTCAATGAAGTTCACAGCACCTATCGCTGTGGCGATTGTTTTATACTTCTTGATCAATCCATTGAAGTAA
- the ectA gene encoding diaminobutyrate acetyltransferase yields the protein MNSEKIVFNKPSAIDGMAVHQLVASCPPLDTNSVYCNLLQASHFNETSVAASFDSGELVGFVSGYILPNKVDTLFVWQVAVSEKARGQGLAKKMVSSLLERSNCSGVRYIETSITASNQGSWALFRSLADQLDAPLEESVMFDKQIHFNGLHDTEQLVTIGPISL from the coding sequence ATGAATTCAGAAAAAATTGTGTTTAATAAGCCTAGTGCAATAGATGGTATGGCGGTTCATCAGTTGGTGGCATCTTGTCCGCCACTGGATACAAACTCGGTTTACTGTAATTTATTGCAAGCCAGTCATTTTAATGAAACCTCTGTCGCTGCGAGCTTTGATAGTGGTGAGTTAGTGGGTTTTGTATCGGGTTATATTCTTCCCAATAAAGTGGATACATTATTTGTTTGGCAAGTGGCTGTGAGTGAAAAAGCACGCGGCCAAGGCTTAGCAAAAAAAATGGTTTCATCATTGCTTGAACGATCCAACTGTTCGGGTGTGCGCTACATCGAAACCAGTATTACGGCTTCTAACCAAGGTTCTTGGGCCCTATTTCGAAGCTTAGCCGATCAGCTCGATGCGCCTTTAGAGGAGTCTGTGATGTTTGACAAACAGATTCATTTTAACGGATTGCACGATACCGAGCAGCTAGTCACCATCGGCCCCATTTCACTCTAA
- the ectB gene encoding diaminobutyrate--2-oxoglutarate transaminase — translation MKIFEEIESEVQSYARSFPRVFHRALGAHLYDQEGNKYLDFLAGAGTLNYGHNNPIFKEELVKYIMEDGITHGLDMHTKAKGEFLEAFKKYILEPRGLEYMMQFTGPTGTNAVEAALKLARNVTGRENIISFTNGFHGCSLGALSVTGNSHHRGAAGLSLGAGVSTVPFDGYLGEGIETTEYLDKVLSDSSSGVDMPAAVIVETVQGEGGINVASYGWLQNLEAVCKKHGVLLIIDDIQAGCGRTGTFFSFEDAGIKPDIITMSKSLSGYGLPFAVVLMRPELDEWKPGEHNGTFRGNNLAFVTAKVAIETYWKDDAFEKEIKRKGEYIHQRTQAIVNEFGEGNFIVQGRGMMRGINCVSGELANKITKKCFQNGLMIETSGADDQVVKFLCPLIISDEELKTGIDILEQAIREVCAKEDDMPEAKSYFDENYDIAS, via the coding sequence ATGAAAATTTTTGAAGAAATCGAATCAGAAGTACAATCCTATGCACGCTCTTTTCCTCGTGTTTTTCACCGCGCGCTAGGGGCACATTTATATGATCAGGAAGGCAATAAATACTTAGACTTCTTGGCTGGTGCAGGTACTTTGAATTACGGTCATAACAACCCGATTTTCAAAGAAGAGTTAGTGAAATACATTATGGAAGATGGCATTACTCACGGTTTGGATATGCACACCAAAGCGAAGGGTGAGTTTTTAGAAGCCTTTAAAAAATATATTTTAGAGCCTCGTGGCTTAGAATACATGATGCAGTTCACTGGCCCAACCGGTACGAATGCGGTTGAAGCCGCGCTTAAGTTGGCTCGAAATGTAACGGGTCGTGAAAACATTATCAGTTTTACCAATGGTTTCCATGGCTGTAGTTTAGGTGCTTTATCTGTCACAGGTAACTCACATCACCGTGGGGCGGCGGGTCTAAGCTTAGGCGCCGGTGTATCGACGGTTCCATTTGATGGCTACTTAGGTGAAGGCATTGAAACGACGGAATATCTAGATAAAGTGTTATCGGATTCTAGTAGTGGTGTGGACATGCCAGCGGCTGTCATTGTAGAAACCGTGCAGGGCGAAGGTGGTATTAACGTGGCCAGCTACGGTTGGTTGCAAAATCTAGAAGCCGTTTGTAAGAAACATGGTGTTTTATTGATCATTGATGACATTCAAGCAGGTTGTGGTCGAACAGGTACCTTCTTTAGTTTCGAAGACGCTGGTATTAAGCCAGATATCATTACTATGTCTAAATCATTAAGTGGTTATGGTTTGCCGTTTGCCGTGGTTCTTATGCGTCCAGAATTGGATGAATGGAAACCAGGTGAACACAACGGTACTTTCCGTGGTAATAACTTGGCGTTCGTTACAGCAAAAGTGGCGATTGAAACCTATTGGAAAGACGATGCGTTTGAGAAAGAAATCAAACGTAAAGGCGAATACATTCATCAACGTACGCAAGCTATTGTGAATGAGTTTGGTGAAGGTAACTTTATCGTCCAAGGCCGAGGTATGATGCGCGGTATCAACTGTGTTAGTGGCGAATTGGCAAATAAAATCACCAAAAAATGTTTTCAAAATGGTCTGATGATAGAAACTTCAGGTGCGGATGATCAAGTGGTTAAGTTTCTTTGCCCTCTGATCATTAGCGATGAAGAGTTGAAAACAGGCATCGATATATTAGAACAAGCTATTCGAGAAGTCTGTGCCAAAGAAGACGACATGCCTGAAGCGAAAAGCTATTTTGATGAAAACTACGACATTGCGAGCTAG
- a CDS encoding ectoine synthase — MFARDLAECEKTDRRVVSPDGNWESTRLLLKEDNMGFSFHITTIYEGKDFDMHYQNHLESVYCISGEGEIESREDGQKHHIKPGVVYVLDKHDAHTLRAFKELKLACVFNPPITGKEVHNSDGAYELLE, encoded by the coding sequence ATGTTTGCACGTGATTTAGCAGAATGTGAAAAAACTGACCGTCGTGTTGTGTCCCCAGATGGTAATTGGGAAAGCACTCGTCTGCTATTAAAAGAAGATAATATGGGTTTTTCTTTTCATATTACGACTATCTACGAAGGCAAAGATTTTGATATGCATTATCAAAATCACCTTGAATCTGTGTATTGCATCTCAGGTGAAGGCGAAATAGAAAGCCGTGAAGATGGTCAGAAACACCATATTAAACCGGGTGTTGTGTATGTGTTGGATAAGCATGATGCTCATACACTAAGAGCGTTCAAAGAATTAAAGTTGGCGTGTGTCTTCAACCCGCCAATTACGGGCAAAGAAGTGCATAACTCAGACGGCGCTTACGAACTTCTAGAATAA
- a CDS encoding aspartate kinase, whose protein sequence is MGQHTVEKIGGTSMSDYRSVRDNIIFKPTQESSMYQRVFVVSAYSGMTDKLLEHKKTGDAGVFALFAQERKQNNWFPALQDVRSAMLDINHTLFEEGELRHKADTFLSSRLQEAQECLEDLHRLCQHGHFSISEHLATVREMLASIGEAHSAWNTAHLLQRDGVNAVYVDLTGWNSPSHMSLDERILDAFKDVDLSKELPIATGYAHSETGLMSTFDRGYSEMTFSRIAVLTEAREAVIHKEFHLSSADPRLVGENNAVPIGRTNYDVADQLANLGMEAIHPKAAKGLRQSGISLRVKNTFEPDHTGTLITGDYVSDAPCVEIIAGCRGVFAVELFDQDMAGDIDKFDVAILKVLNQFHAHIIAKDINANTITHYLAINLKTLKRVMRVLHERFPEAEITQRKVAIVSAIGSDMKTTGMLAKAVKAIAEQNVNVLAMHQSMRQVDMQFVVDEEDYEKTICSLHKELVEVHNHGRAICLAS, encoded by the coding sequence ATGGGACAACATACAGTTGAAAAAATCGGCGGAACGTCCATGAGTGACTACCGTTCGGTTCGAGATAATATAATTTTTAAGCCTACTCAAGAAAGCAGCATGTATCAGCGTGTTTTTGTTGTTTCTGCTTATTCAGGCATGACAGACAAGCTGTTAGAGCATAAGAAAACAGGCGATGCGGGTGTATTTGCTTTATTCGCTCAAGAGCGTAAGCAGAATAACTGGTTCCCTGCGTTGCAAGATGTACGCAGTGCCATGTTAGATATTAACCATACTTTGTTTGAAGAAGGTGAACTGCGTCATAAAGCGGATACTTTCTTAAGCAGTCGTTTGCAAGAAGCTCAAGAATGCTTAGAAGATTTGCATCGTCTTTGTCAGCATGGTCATTTTTCGATTAGCGAACATCTTGCTACAGTACGAGAAATGCTGGCCAGTATTGGTGAGGCACACAGTGCATGGAACACGGCCCATCTTTTACAACGAGACGGTGTGAATGCCGTATACGTTGATTTGACCGGTTGGAATAGTCCAAGCCACATGTCTCTTGATGAACGAATTCTTGACGCTTTTAAAGACGTTGATCTAAGCAAAGAGCTGCCGATTGCAACCGGTTATGCTCACAGCGAAACAGGCCTGATGTCGACATTTGACCGTGGCTACAGTGAAATGACTTTTAGTCGAATTGCGGTACTCACTGAGGCTCGCGAAGCGGTCATCCATAAAGAGTTTCATTTGAGCAGTGCTGATCCTCGTTTAGTGGGCGAAAACAACGCTGTGCCAATTGGTCGAACTAATTACGATGTAGCGGATCAGCTTGCTAACCTTGGGATGGAAGCGATTCACCCAAAAGCAGCAAAAGGTCTACGTCAAAGCGGCATATCATTGCGGGTGAAAAACACTTTTGAGCCAGATCATACCGGTACACTCATTACTGGCGACTACGTAAGTGACGCGCCGTGTGTCGAGATCATTGCGGGTTGTCGTGGTGTATTTGCCGTCGAACTGTTTGATCAAGATATGGCGGGCGACATCGATAAATTCGATGTGGCGATTCTAAAAGTATTAAATCAGTTCCACGCTCATATTATTGCCAAAGACATTAATGCCAATACCATTACGCATTATTTAGCGATCAACTTGAAAACTTTAAAGCGCGTCATGCGAGTGTTACATGAGCGTTTTCCAGAAGCAGAGATTACGCAACGTAAGGTGGCTATTGTGTCTGCAATTGGTAGTGATATGAAAACCACGGGTATGCTTGCGAAAGCGGTTAAGGCCATCGCGGAACAGAACGTGAATGTCTTAGCAATGCACCAATCTATGCGCCAAGTGGACATGCAGTTTGTGGTTGACGAAGAAGATTACGAAAAAACGATTTGCAGTTTACATAAAGAGCTTGTGGAAGTGCACAACCATGGTCGTGCCATTTGTTTAGCATCTTAA
- a CDS encoding putative bifunctional diguanylate cyclase/phosphodiesterase, giving the protein MKEAKLKQPSAIIISCIAFCIIALFGTYWTQSTNDSIIDQQKSFLNGLSRTQASILERRLSSVFTSAQILAFEVEHRDGDNEWFDEYANNLIQSIGGIENLQLAPDGIIEKIYPLEGNESAIGLDVVSMPRLREEAMLAIKDKRLFALGPVPLVQGGVAVISRAPIFLYRGTQREIFWGLASAVIYLDNLLEATQLKQLENEGYQYSLSRKHAGTNEKIILSSSFTPLNDIQASTDLILPVGTWTLSVSKTLGAQLTARSITGYVISFLVAFLLSIALYAILIQPLRLRKLVKEKTTELQQLAYQDPLTGLPNRRYLQDRLPRTLYSNQKRKRISAFIYFDLDNFKRINDTIGHDVGDKVLALVADRLNKLKGISDLVVRLGGDEFGILIGDISDQKEAEAHANNILESIRAPLKMDSKEYILSTSLGIAMIPEHGYDLVTIMQNADMALYQAKSKGKNQFSFYTEKMKISTHNLIQVEDDLSRALQDNEFELYFQPQFDLKTNQVFGAEALIRWNHPEKGLIFPNDFIPLAENTGQVVTLGYWVLENSIKYLEKRKKEGRPDILLHINLASKQLCDPHFVTLVQELLIRYQVPATSIAFEITETSILEDIHLARDLLQKLKDMGIGIAIDDFGTGYSSLAQLKNLPVDLLKIDRSFVMDLEKDPDDRKIVEAIIAMAHKLNIRVLAEGIETRAQWKMLAAFQCDFGQGFYVSKAVTEDEFNQGVPIVHRDDAPL; this is encoded by the coding sequence TTGAAAGAAGCGAAGCTTAAGCAACCCTCTGCCATTATTATTTCCTGTATTGCTTTTTGCATTATTGCCTTATTCGGTACCTATTGGACACAATCGACGAATGATTCAATTATTGATCAGCAAAAGTCTTTTTTAAATGGTCTATCTCGCACACAAGCGTCTATTCTAGAACGCCGTCTTTCATCTGTTTTCACCTCAGCTCAGATCTTAGCGTTTGAAGTAGAGCATAGAGACGGTGATAACGAGTGGTTTGATGAATACGCCAATAACCTTATCCAATCCATTGGCGGTATTGAAAACCTTCAACTTGCACCAGATGGTATTATCGAAAAAATCTATCCTCTAGAAGGAAATGAATCCGCTATTGGATTAGATGTCGTCTCAATGCCTCGACTCAGAGAAGAAGCCATGCTGGCCATTAAGGATAAAAGGCTTTTTGCGCTTGGGCCAGTGCCCCTTGTACAAGGTGGTGTGGCCGTCATTAGTCGTGCACCGATATTTTTATACAGAGGTACACAACGGGAGATTTTTTGGGGATTGGCTTCTGCCGTTATTTACTTAGATAACCTATTAGAAGCAACGCAATTAAAGCAGCTCGAAAATGAAGGCTACCAATATAGCCTTTCAAGAAAACACGCAGGCACGAATGAAAAAATAATATTGTCTTCTTCTTTTACTCCTCTGAATGATATTCAGGCATCGACCGACCTTATTCTTCCCGTTGGAACGTGGACGCTCAGTGTTAGCAAAACACTCGGTGCGCAATTAACAGCACGCAGTATAACGGGGTATGTAATTAGCTTCCTTGTGGCATTTTTACTTTCCATTGCTTTGTACGCAATTTTAATTCAGCCACTGAGACTGAGAAAATTAGTAAAAGAAAAAACCACAGAACTTCAGCAACTCGCTTATCAAGATCCATTAACTGGTCTGCCAAATCGTCGATATTTACAAGACAGACTACCTAGAACGCTGTATAGCAATCAAAAACGCAAACGCATTTCGGCTTTTATTTATTTTGACTTAGATAACTTCAAACGCATTAACGACACAATAGGCCATGATGTTGGCGATAAGGTACTTGCTCTTGTTGCAGACAGACTAAACAAGCTAAAAGGCATATCCGACTTAGTGGTACGTTTGGGTGGTGATGAGTTTGGTATTTTGATTGGAGACATTAGCGATCAAAAAGAAGCTGAAGCGCACGCAAACAACATATTAGAAAGCATTCGCGCACCATTAAAAATGGACTCAAAAGAATACATACTCAGTACATCTTTAGGTATTGCAATGATTCCAGAGCATGGTTATGACCTAGTAACCATTATGCAAAATGCGGATATGGCGCTATACCAAGCTAAGTCGAAAGGAAAAAATCAATTCTCTTTTTACACTGAGAAAATGAAGATAAGCACACATAATTTGATCCAAGTGGAAGACGATCTATCCCGAGCATTACAAGACAACGAATTTGAATTATATTTTCAACCGCAGTTTGATCTAAAGACAAATCAAGTATTCGGCGCCGAAGCACTAATTCGTTGGAATCACCCAGAAAAAGGCCTTATTTTCCCTAATGACTTTATCCCTCTTGCAGAAAATACGGGACAAGTTGTCACATTAGGTTATTGGGTTCTAGAAAACAGTATCAAATATTTGGAAAAACGAAAGAAGGAAGGAAGACCTGATATTTTGCTGCATATCAATCTTGCCTCGAAACAACTCTGTGACCCTCACTTTGTCACTTTGGTTCAAGAGCTACTGATACGATATCAAGTTCCAGCCACATCTATTGCCTTTGAAATCACAGAGACCTCAATTCTTGAAGACATTCATCTAGCGAGAGACCTGCTGCAAAAGCTAAAAGATATGGGCATTGGCATTGCCATTGATGACTTCGGTACAGGTTATTCTTCACTTGCTCAACTAAAAAACCTCCCTGTTGATTTACTAAAAATCGACCGCAGCTTTGTCATGGATTTGGAAAAAGACCCAGACGATCGAAAAATCGTCGAAGCCATTATTGCTATGGCGCATAAGTTGAATATTAGAGTACTGGCAGAAGGCATTGAAACAAGAGCGCAGTGGAAGATGTTAGCCGCTTTTCAATGCGACTTTGGCCAAGGCTTTTATGTGAGTAAAGCCGTCACTGAAGACGAGTTCAATCAAGGAGTGCCGATTGTTCATCGGGATGATGCCCCGCTCTAA
- a CDS encoding HupE/UreJ family protein codes for MRSHTLKMGLVALFATIPALALAHPGHEHTTSFMSGFMHPMGGLDHLLAMLAIGLWAASLGGRALWAIPTAFVGTMLVGGGLAVAGVQVPFIEQGIILSVILMGALLVGAARFPVAICAGIAGLFAVFHGAAHGLEMPLNANGAEYALGFAAATALLHLVGIGFGAVIARFQAPIITRVTGSLIAIAGLFLALI; via the coding sequence ATGCGTTCACATACGCTTAAAATGGGATTAGTGGCATTGTTTGCTACAATACCTGCTCTTGCATTAGCTCACCCTGGACACGAACACACCACCAGTTTCATGTCTGGCTTTATGCACCCTATGGGTGGTTTGGATCATTTATTGGCCATGCTAGCGATTGGTCTTTGGGCAGCAAGTCTTGGCGGTCGTGCTTTGTGGGCTATTCCTACGGCATTCGTTGGCACTATGCTGGTGGGTGGTGGTTTAGCCGTTGCTGGCGTACAAGTTCCTTTTATTGAACAAGGCATTATCTTGTCGGTAATTCTAATGGGCGCTTTGTTAGTCGGCGCAGCACGTTTCCCTGTTGCAATTTGCGCAGGCATTGCCGGATTATTTGCTGTTTTTCACGGTGCAGCCCATGGCTTAGAAATGCCATTAAATGCGAACGGTGCAGAATACGCACTCGGCTTTGCTGCTGCGACTGCATTATTGCACCTTGTTGGAATCGGTTTTGGTGCGGTCATTGCTCGCTTCCAAGCGCCTATTATAACTCGCGTTACTGGTAGTCTAATTGCCATCGCTGGATTATTTCTAGCACTAATATAA
- a CDS encoding aspartate/glutamate racemase family protein, with product MKTIGMLGGMSWESTASYYKSLNEGVKAELGGLHSAKIFLYSVDFDEIEKLQHQGKWAETATILSNAAKSLEQAGADFLMICTNTMHKVAPDIEANIDIPILHIADATAQNLILDGITKVGLLGTRFTMEQDFYKGRLTNKFGIEVLVPNAEDQTIVHDIIYNELCLGVINDESKRHYINIIDKLHEKGAQAIILGCTEIALLIKQTDTKVRLYDTTEIHAQHGVKLALS from the coding sequence ATGAAGACGATTGGAATGTTAGGTGGAATGAGCTGGGAATCAACGGCCAGTTATTACAAATCTCTCAATGAAGGCGTAAAAGCGGAGCTTGGCGGCTTACATTCTGCGAAAATATTTTTGTACAGCGTCGACTTTGATGAAATTGAAAAGCTACAACATCAGGGGAAATGGGCTGAAACGGCGACGATTTTATCCAATGCGGCAAAATCTTTAGAACAGGCAGGTGCTGATTTTTTAATGATTTGTACCAACACCATGCACAAAGTCGCCCCAGACATTGAAGCAAACATCGATATTCCGATCTTGCATATTGCCGATGCTACCGCTCAAAACTTGATTCTAGATGGTATTACTAAAGTGGGATTGCTTGGAACTCGCTTTACTATGGAACAAGATTTTTATAAGGGGCGATTGACGAACAAATTTGGCATCGAGGTTTTAGTTCCCAATGCAGAAGATCAAACCATCGTTCACGACATCATCTACAACGAGCTGTGCCTCGGCGTGATTAACGACGAATCTAAACGTCACTACATAAATATCATCGACAAACTCCACGAAAAAGGGGCTCAAGCCATCATATTAGGTTGCACTGAAATTGCCTTGCTCATTAAGCAAACAGATACTAAAGTGCGTTTATACGACACAACAGAAATCCATGCACAGCATGGTGTTAAATTGGCGTTATCTTGA
- a CDS encoding DUF2834 domain-containing protein, producing MLMFYLGLAIIGTIVPYAAFIPWLLENGVDITQFFIEAIANPISIFAWLDVIIAAVALLGFIVHDGEKNQVKWRFVAIAGTLSVGVSCGLPLYLYLREKQRCVKSI from the coding sequence ATGTTAATGTTTTATTTAGGTTTGGCAATTATTGGTACGATTGTGCCATACGCGGCTTTTATTCCCTGGCTTCTTGAAAATGGCGTAGACATTACGCAGTTTTTTATTGAAGCCATTGCGAATCCTATTAGTATTTTTGCATGGCTGGATGTGATTATAGCAGCGGTTGCGCTATTGGGGTTTATTGTACACGACGGAGAAAAAAACCAAGTGAAGTGGCGATTTGTTGCAATAGCTGGAACATTGAGTGTCGGCGTATCGTGTGGGTTGCCTTTGTACCTTTACTTGCGCGAAAAGCAGCGCTGTGTAAAAAGTATTTAA
- a CDS encoding DksA/TraR family C4-type zinc finger protein translates to MASGWAQDGAVQDQIDATVDSEVERAKNSMPKGESLTHCEECDGVIPEPRRKAIAGVRLCIQCQSEAEKKGRAALYNRAGSKDSQLR, encoded by the coding sequence ATGGCCAGTGGTTGGGCGCAAGATGGTGCAGTGCAAGATCAAATAGACGCGACGGTGGATTCTGAAGTAGAACGCGCGAAAAACAGCATGCCTAAAGGCGAAAGCCTGACTCACTGCGAAGAATGTGATGGCGTAATTCCTGAACCTAGACGCAAGGCTATTGCTGGCGTGCGTTTGTGTATTCAGTGTCAGTCTGAGGCGGAAAAGAAAGGTCGAGCGGCGTTGTACAATCGAGCGGGAAGCAAAGACAGTCAGCTACGATAA
- a CDS encoding NAD-dependent epimerase/dehydratase family protein, which translates to MNTPLKQKRALVLGATGGIGSEVVRQLNNAGWHIHALKRGANQTSESKNITWFKGDALNQADVETAAEGCQVILHGVNPLGYKSWGRLVLPMLDNTIAVAKKIGACIVLPGTVYNYGQDAFPLLNETSPQNPVTKKGHIRVEMERRLQVFSEHGGQVIIVRAGDFFGPSAVNNWFSQGLIKPNKPIKNISNPSTLNVGHQWAYLPDVATTMVKLIENRDTLDAFSTFHMNGFWDKDGEQMAKTIRRAVEIHMGETPNISAFPWRLMSCIAPFNETLKEIMKMRYLWQQPIRMNNTKLIQQLGKEPSTPIDKAVEDTLKALNCLN; encoded by the coding sequence ATGAATACACCATTAAAACAAAAGAGAGCCTTAGTATTAGGCGCAACAGGCGGTATTGGCAGTGAAGTGGTACGCCAATTAAATAATGCAGGGTGGCACATTCACGCGCTCAAACGAGGTGCGAATCAAACATCAGAAAGTAAAAATATCACTTGGTTCAAAGGAGATGCACTCAATCAAGCCGATGTAGAGACCGCGGCAGAAGGCTGTCAGGTGATTTTACATGGCGTTAATCCCCTCGGCTATAAAAGCTGGGGAAGGCTCGTTTTACCTATGTTAGACAATACGATTGCCGTTGCAAAAAAGATCGGCGCTTGTATCGTGCTTCCAGGTACTGTTTATAACTATGGTCAAGATGCTTTCCCATTACTAAACGAAACATCCCCACAAAACCCAGTCACTAAAAAGGGCCATATTCGAGTAGAAATGGAACGTCGCTTACAGGTTTTTTCCGAACACGGTGGGCAGGTCATTATTGTAAGAGCGGGGGATTTCTTTGGTCCAAGTGCCGTTAACAACTGGTTTTCTCAAGGATTAATAAAGCCTAATAAACCAATCAAAAACATCAGTAATCCATCTACTCTCAATGTTGGTCATCAATGGGCTTACTTGCCAGACGTAGCGACGACTATGGTCAAACTGATCGAAAATCGCGATACCTTAGACGCTTTTTCAACCTTTCATATGAATGGTTTCTGGGATAAAGATGGTGAGCAGATGGCAAAAACTATTCGTCGAGCTGTGGAAATACACATGGGGGAAACACCTAACATTTCTGCCTTTCCTTGGAGGTTAATGTCTTGCATCGCACCATTTAACGAAACCCTAAAAGAGATAATGAAAATGAGGTACCTATGGCAACAGCCTATTCGCATGAACAACACTAAGCTGATTCAACAATTAGGAAAAGAACCTTCGACTCCAATCGACAAAGCGGTAGAAGACACCTTAAAAGCATTGAACTGTTTGAATTAA